In the Ruminococcus sp. OA3 genome, one interval contains:
- a CDS encoding C-GCAxxG-C-C family protein yields the protein MNDFIEKKVHELYWERNINCARTMLLCLSELFHMECEPQILHSAIGLHGAGGYRAQCGLVEGGLMFIGIYSSKRGKSEDVIAGECYTYADKFTDKWGSLRCRELRPDGFTPADEPHKCEKLTCEAVRFTYEFIQKISMT from the coding sequence ATGAATGATTTCATAGAGAAAAAAGTTCATGAGCTGTATTGGGAAAGAAATATAAACTGTGCCCGGACAATGCTGTTATGCCTAAGCGAATTATTTCATATGGAATGTGAGCCTCAGATCCTGCATTCGGCTATTGGTTTACACGGTGCCGGGGGCTACAGGGCTCAGTGCGGGCTGGTAGAAGGAGGCTTGATGTTTATTGGGATTTACAGCAGTAAACGGGGGAAAAGCGAAGATGTGATTGCTGGTGAATGCTATACATATGCGGATAAATTTACTGATAAATGGGGTTCGCTCAGATGCCGTGAACTGCGCCCCGATGGATTCACTCCTGCTGACGAGCCTCATAAGTGCGAAAAGCTAACATGTGAGGCGGTCAGATTTACTTATGAATTTATTCAAAAAATCTCTATGACTTAA